The following proteins are co-located in the Pseudarthrobacter siccitolerans genome:
- a CDS encoding TspO/MBR family protein, whose protein sequence is MQPYPGEVKPARTKDAERPGTGRQVLVLAGFLAASFVVAGLGSLATFNSVNGWYATADKAPWSPPNWIFGPVWTFLYTAMAVSAWLVWRKHAPGTPRALKVYGIQLALNLAWTPVFFGLYPAIGGAALWLALAIIVALIAAVAVAVLSFGPISRMAGLLLLPYVSWLVFAGTLNWWVALNN, encoded by the coding sequence ATGCAGCCGTATCCCGGAGAAGTGAAACCAGCCCGGACCAAGGATGCGGAACGGCCGGGCACCGGCAGGCAGGTCCTGGTGTTGGCTGGCTTCCTGGCAGCGTCGTTCGTCGTTGCGGGTCTCGGGTCACTGGCCACGTTCAACAGCGTGAACGGCTGGTATGCCACTGCGGACAAGGCTCCCTGGTCGCCGCCCAACTGGATCTTCGGCCCGGTCTGGACATTTCTGTACACGGCGATGGCCGTATCCGCCTGGCTGGTTTGGCGGAAGCATGCCCCGGGGACCCCGCGCGCTTTGAAGGTTTACGGAATCCAATTGGCTCTGAACCTTGCGTGGACCCCGGTATTCTTCGGGCTTTATCCCGCTATCGGCGGAGCTGCTCTGTGGTTGGCGCTGGCCATCATCGTTGCCTTGATCGCCGCCGTCGCGGTGGCGGTACTGTCCTTCGGCCCCATCAGCCGCATGGCAGGCCTGCTTCTGCTGCCGTACGTGTCCTGGCTGGTGTTCGCCGGCACGCTGAACTGGTGGGTTGCCCTCAACAACTGA